The proteins below are encoded in one region of Streptomyces marianii:
- a CDS encoding carboxymuconolactone decarboxylase family protein: MEARLDFFGNAPAGKVLRHLNSAGKAASDPGLPVVTQGLVKIRAGQINGCGSCTDMHTKDASVAGGTPLRPDPVATWREATAFTDAERAALQLAEQGTRIAESAGGVTDDAWADASQHYDEDQLAALMSLIAVINAYNRINVINRQPADGCQPGQFG, translated from the coding sequence ATGGAAGCGCGTCTCGACTTCTTCGGCAACGCCCCTGCGGGCAAGGTGCTTCGGCACCTCAACTCGGCCGGCAAGGCCGCCTCGGACCCGGGACTTCCGGTCGTCACCCAGGGACTGGTGAAGATCCGCGCCGGCCAGATCAACGGCTGCGGCTCCTGCACCGACATGCACACCAAGGACGCCTCCGTCGCCGGTGGGACCCCGCTGCGCCCCGACCCGGTCGCCACCTGGCGGGAGGCCACGGCCTTCACGGACGCGGAGCGCGCGGCCCTGCAGCTGGCGGAGCAGGGTACCCGGATCGCCGAATCGGCCGGTGGTGTCACCGACGATGCCTGGGCCGACGCGTCCCAGCACTACGACGAGGACCAGCTCGCCGCCCTGATGTCGCTCATCGCCGTCATCAACGCCTACAACCGCATCAACGTGATCAACCGGCAGCCTGCGGACGGCTGCCAACCCGGCCAGTTCGGCTGA
- a CDS encoding PP2C family protein-serine/threonine phosphatase, translating to MGTTARTRTGGADDAGADTLWTATPPLWLRSLPVALLAALVLAQGVTPNEVELGAYYAAVAPLAALAYGAPGTAITGAAVLGIMLLPRVGAGSLVADEFGAVAVIAALSVVIAGVRQHFRGRLKVAGSVAEAAQLAVLTPVADRVGELRCAALYRAAQRGALVGGDLYDVRPGPYGVRALVADVQGHGLAAVGTVAALLGAFREAVLDQPDLQGVAARLERRLTLDAVAGDGSELFATALLMEFPADGSHVRILSQGHPPALLLRGRTVLEMRCDPGPPLGTGLPGLPAATPTTVPLQPGDVILAYTDGVTEARDSSGTFYPLDDRLAALLAEGSVASPRAVVDAVWGDLQRRTGAMDDDVALLALAAPGAATTTGDRAGSRRPDPGPPP from the coding sequence ATGGGCACCACAGCACGGACCCGAACCGGCGGTGCCGACGACGCGGGTGCCGACACGCTGTGGACCGCCACGCCACCGCTGTGGCTGCGTTCGCTGCCTGTCGCCCTGCTGGCCGCACTGGTCCTGGCCCAGGGAGTCACGCCCAACGAGGTGGAACTGGGCGCTTACTACGCGGCCGTCGCGCCGCTCGCGGCCCTTGCGTACGGAGCACCGGGTACCGCGATCACCGGCGCCGCCGTGCTCGGCATCATGCTGCTGCCCCGCGTCGGGGCCGGCAGCCTGGTCGCCGACGAATTCGGGGCCGTCGCCGTGATCGCCGCGCTGAGTGTGGTGATCGCCGGTGTGCGGCAGCACTTCCGCGGCCGCCTGAAAGTGGCCGGTTCGGTCGCCGAGGCCGCCCAGCTCGCAGTCCTCACCCCGGTTGCCGACCGTGTGGGCGAGCTGCGCTGCGCCGCCCTCTACCGGGCCGCACAGCGGGGTGCCCTGGTCGGCGGGGACCTCTACGACGTACGGCCGGGGCCCTACGGAGTACGGGCCCTGGTCGCCGACGTCCAGGGTCATGGGCTCGCCGCCGTCGGCACCGTCGCGGCCCTGCTCGGAGCCTTCCGCGAAGCCGTCCTCGACCAGCCGGACCTGCAGGGGGTGGCGGCGCGGCTGGAACGGCGGCTGACACTCGATGCCGTGGCCGGGGACGGCAGCGAACTGTTCGCCACCGCGCTCCTGATGGAGTTCCCGGCAGACGGTTCACACGTGCGCATCCTCAGTCAGGGGCATCCCCCGGCCCTGCTGCTGCGTGGCCGCACGGTGCTGGAAATGCGCTGCGATCCGGGCCCGCCGCTCGGCACCGGGCTGCCGGGGCTGCCGGCGGCCACCCCCACGACGGTGCCGCTCCAGCCCGGCGACGTGATTCTCGCGTACACCGACGGTGTCACGGAGGCGCGGGACTCCTCCGGCACCTTCTACCCGCTGGACGACCGGCTCGCCGCCCTGCTCGCGGAGGGCTCGGTTGCCTCACCGCGCGCCGTGGTCGACGCGGTGTGGGGAGACCTGCAGCGGCGCACGGGTGCGATGGACGACGACGTGGCGCTGCTGGCGCTCGCGGCCCCGGGTGCCGCCACCACGACCGGTGATCGAGCAGGGTCTCGACGCCCCGACCCTGGTCCGCCGCCGTGA